The window TTGGGTCTGCAATTATGCCGGCAAAGTACATTGCGTCGTAGTTCCCTGTAGCGTAAAGCTGGTCAGCCAAAGGTTGATTTAACTTTATTTTCCTGAAAATGGGCTTCATGGCGCCTGTTGCCACTCCAAAAAGCGGCTCGTGCGCGCCATTGGATACGTAAATTTTCTTGGTTCGTTCCTTGCCGAGAGCTTCAAGCTCCTGCATAACCATTTCTAAATTCATTGTTTAACACTTCCTTCTTTTTGGAGGTTTTGCATCCTGTTCAAAGCCAGAGATTTTCTTTCAAGATCTCTAATCCACTTTTTAATTCTATCAATGAATTTGTAGACGAAAGTGCTATTCTCAAATAATTATACTGTGTACTGGCCCCACTTAAAAAGCGATCTTAGTGAAAAACACGAATTCCTTTGTTCAAAAGTAACTTTCCATGCGTGATTCATTCACATTGTCCGATATGGGAAGCCATCTATAAAAGCTTAGAGAGTAAACTGCTGACATTACTACCTTGGTAATTGGACATCCATAGCTTCCCATTTAGTATCTTTCCAAATTCTTACGCTCATACACATTCGACAATTTTCGTGATAAACTAACGTTTGAAAATATTAACTTGCCTCATTACAACCTGGTGGCTTGGCGGTTGCGCCCATATTGGTCTTGCTAATCGTGATGGCCTGCCATATCTGAACATAAAAAGGGCCATCAAACGAATATGAAAGCGATTCTTGCCCTCTATGGTTTAAGTACTTTTCTGGCGGGGCTAATAGCAGTTATTGCAAGTTTTATTTTTCCGGTAAGCTTGTCACTAGTAAAAGGTGCCGTAGATCTCACTCCACCTGATGGGATTGTAGAAGTACTTAAGACATTACTGTTTCAGATTGTTGACAACCCGGTTAAGGCCTTAATGAATGCCAACTATATCGGTATCCTGGGTTGGGCCATCCTTCTTGGCGTTGCTTTAAGAAATGCCCATGACAGTACAAAAAATTTGCTTACAAATTTTTCAGATGCCGTATCGCAAATCGTCAAATGGGTAATCAATTTGGCACCGTTAGGAATCATGGGACTTATTTTTGATTCCATTACAATCAACGGGCTTTCTTCCTTGCTCGATTATGGAAAATTACTTCTCGTTCTTACCGCATTCTTTACTCGAAGTTCAGCTGCAAACATTCCAATCAACATGAGATTATGTGAAAAAATGAAACTGGATTCGGATACGTATTGGTATCCATTCCATTAGGTGCTACGATAAATATGGCGGGCGCAGCAGTTACGATTTCTGTCTTAACTCTCGCAACTGTTCATACGCTTGGCATTGAAGTAGATTTTGGTACGGCGCTTATTCTAACCATTCTATCCGCTGTATCTGCTGCAGGTGCCTCAGGTGTTGCCGGCGGGTCGCTCTTACTCATTCCTCTGGCGTACAGCTTATTCGGCATTCCGAATGACATTGCGATTCAGGTCGTTGGTGCAGGTTTCATCATAGGTGTTTTACAGGACTCTTTTGAAACAGCACTAAATTCATCCTCCGACGTACTTTTTACAGCAACAGCTGAATATGCAAAAAAACGTAAAGAAGGCAAGGAATACATGATTAATGTCTAGAAAAAAATGTTAAAAAAGCAGGAGGCCTTAGGCCAATGTCATTAAGTTAGGCTCAAAGACAAGACCGTGAATAAAAATAGAATCCAAAACGGCATGGGAAAAGCCCTGTGCCGTTTGTTTTCTTGCGCCAGCAAGGAAAAAGCGTACAGCAAACAAAGCGGATGAACTTTCCGCTTAAAAAAATGTTCATATGAAACGAATTATGCTACTCTGTAGACGAAGCTAACAACGGATTTGTAGCGGATTTTGCGCGTATTCTGCTGTCCTGGGCGGATGGGTCGAATCGGCAAAATGTTTTTGCGAATCAGTGCTTCAACATCGGGCGGGGGTTCATCGTCCCTTGAGCGCAGGAAATGTCTACAAACGTGAACGGCAACTGTGAAGTTGACTTGGTATTGGTGCCGTTTATCCATTTGGGAAATGACTACGTGCGAGGTAATCATTTCAGCGAAATTGTACATGATCATTCTTGCGAAAATCTCTTGGGTGATGGACTCTTGTCTCTTTGCGTGAAAATTCGTCAGACCTACCGTGTATTTTAATGCCCTGAAAGAGGTTTCGATGCCCCATCGCATGTTGTAAATGGACTTGATTTCATCGGGTGGGAAATCAGCGGCAGAAAGATTCGTAATGACGGTTTCATAAGCGCCATTTGGCAAGACGAAACGAACAACCCGAAAGGAAATCGGGTAAAACAAGTTCTCATGCAAATCCAAAAAATCAAAGGTAGACGTGGAAGGGACGAACTTGTAAATCTCGGGATGAGCCCTGACCTCTTTGGTTTGTTTTTTGGTGAGTGTCAGATGAACGTCCAGATCAAACGCTCCGCCAGAGGGCAAACACAAACCCGAAAGAATACCACTGGAATCCAAATCCTTTACCCGTATGACATAATTCCACCCTTTTCGTTCAATATGAGCGAAATTGTTGTAACTTTCATAACCTCTATCGGCAGTAACAATGGTTTTGCCCTTGATGGGGGAACGGTCAACCATAGCAGCCAGCGCCCTTCCCTCATTGCTCAACCTTCGTGGCTGAATAATCGCATCCACGTAAAGTCTATTGCACAAGTCATAGGCTGTGTTCAAATGCAGAAGGTTATAGCCTTTTGTGTTCGGTTGACTTTGAAAATAGGTGTCCGTGTCCGCAGAGTCAGTTGCGATATGCAAATCCGAACCGTCAACGGCAAGTAATCGATACCCACGGTAGTCCTTGATATCGGTATACGATTGCGTAAATTCGTGAAACAAGAATTCCACAGCAGATGGCAGGATTTTATTCCTCTGTTGGACAAATGCAGAGGTGGTTGCGGTATTTACGTCATAGCCCTGCGATTCCAAGAGTTCCTTATATAAGCTGTTGCCCCCCATTGAGATCAGGAGTTGCATAACCGTTTCAAAGGGAAGCTTTTTCTTTCGGGTAAAATCTTTTTCGGGGTTTTTGACAAAAGGTGCTGGTGCAGCTGACATTTCTCGTATGAGGGATGTCAGTGTTTCTTTTAGCGAATTCGAGTACTCATCCATTGGCGTAACCTCCTCGTTTTTTCAAGGGGCTTCGCCACACATTTCCAACTGCTTGTCAAGTTCTTTTTTCTTTTGGACGTAAAAAAAGAGCGGGTTATCTTTTCGATAACCTGCTCTTTTTCTTGATTTTGGCCTTTCGCCTTAACTTAATGACATTGGGCCTTAGGCCCCTGCTTTTTTGTTCCTTAGTTGGAATCATTCCCTTTACTATAATTTTCAGGTGCTATTGGCTTGGCTTCATTATAAAAAATTAATTATCATTCGGAATTAGTTCGCAATCAACTTCTAAACCTTTATTAATATTAAATTAGGTTCATTAATGTTTCAAATTCATCAATCTCGTTGTTTAATTGTTTAAATAGTTTTAACCAAGATAATTGATGCGGAGTTAGTACATCAATAAGTCTAGGATCATAAAATGTCCCTTTACCTTCTATTAAGCGTTGGAAAGCTTGATTGGTAGACATGGCATCCCGATAAGCACGATTTGAAGTCATCGCATCAAACGCATCTGCAATTGCAAGAATTCGCGCTTCTAACGGAATCTCCTCCCCTTTTATGCCACTAGGATAACCTAGCCCATCCCACCTTTCATGATGATACAGTACGCCCTCTCTTAATGTTCCTAAGACCGATATCTTTTCTACCATTTTTGCTCCCACAACCGTATGGGTCTTAATAATTTCATACTCTTCATCCGTA is drawn from Paenibacillus sp. V4I7 and contains these coding sequences:
- a CDS encoding IS4 family transposase, which codes for MDEYSNSLKETLTSLIREMSAAPAPFVKNPEKDFTRKKKLPFETVMQLLISMGGNSLYKELLESQGYDVNTATTSAFVQQRNKILPSAVEFLFHEFTQSYTDIKDYRGYRLLAVDGSDLHIATDSADTDTYFQSQPNTKGYNLLHLNTAYDLCNRLYVDAIIQPRRLSNEGRALAAMVDRSPIKGKTIVTADRGYESYNNFAHIERKGWNYVIRVKDLDSSGILSGLCLPSGGAFDLDVHLTLTKKQTKEVRAHPEIYKFVPSTSTFDFLDLHENLFYPISFRVVRFVLPNGAYETVITNLSAADFPPDEIKSIYNMRWGIETSFRALKYTVGLTNFHAKRQESITQEIFARMIMYNFAEMITSHVVISQMDKRHQYQVNFTVAVHVCRHFLRSRDDEPPPDVEALIRKNILPIRPIRPGQQNTRKIRYKSVVSFVYRVA